The following is a genomic window from Methanoplanus sp. FWC-SCC4.
GCATCCGGGAAATCATGTCAACGAAGATAAGAATTCCTTAGTAAACAATATTATGTTAACAAAAGGGCAACGCTAACGAAAAGTAATTGGTAAAAGTGCAATATATATTTTGTTATTTTTTTACCAAAACAAAATATTTTTTTAAAAATTATTATATCTTTTATTAAAGATTCAAATGCATGGTAATTAGCGCCTTTATTTTTGATCTGTTTTTGGCAATATAAAAATACCAAAATCAAAGCCTGAATCTGGTCTGTTTCAGGCCGGTTTGACATGAAAAAGTCATGCACAAAAATAAAGTGAGACAAGTGCTTTATTTTAATAACATCACATAAATTGAAGAGATATGGTGGCTCCATAACTGCTTTGTTTTTTCAGACGATGTTTGGTATGACACATGATGAGATCCGGCAATACAGACCCCCTGGCGGGGACATCTAATAATTATGTGCGCATTAATCTCTAATAAAATATAAAAAACAAATTTATGGGCTTTTGACCATATAAACAGGTTTATGTTCACATCCGATTTCCGTCATTACGATTCTTTTTTACCCTGAATTTTTCAAAATAAGCCAGCAGCATTCCCCCTGCGAAAGCAAAGGTAATGCCGGTGAAGGGTGTCAGGATACCTATTAAAATAGTGACCGGCCATGAATCTGTCTTTGATGCAGATTTTCCAAGAGTCAGTGCCACAAATATCAGAAGACCTGCAAATATCCCTGTCGGGATTATCCGAAGCATCTCCGGTGTTGCAAAGAAAAATGCAAATCCCAGCATAATAATGCCTGCAAAAACATTTGAGCCGCCTGTGCGTGCCCCGAATCTGTACTGGGCGGCCAGCCCTCCTGCACCGTGGCACATAGGAAAGCCCCCGAGCGGACAGGATATAATATTCATTGCCCCTATTGTCTTTGAGAGTTTGTCAGGCTCTGCATCCCTTTTGAAGAGATCAAATGCAAGAAGGGAGGTTGCAAGTATGGCATTTGTCAGAGTCAGGGGTATCTGCGGGATTACCAGATGCCATGCAGAGAAGACAAAATCCGCAGTTTCCGGTATCACAATCTCTGGTATCGCAATCATTTTCGGATTTGGAATTCCGTATGCAAAAAATCCGGTTGCAATTCCGATACCAATTATTATCAGGGCTGACAAATCCGGAATTTTTGTCCTTAATGACAGTATCATAAATAACAGAACAATAAAGACCGAAATCAGAGCAAATGTTAGATCATTTATTACAAAACCAAATGATGTCTTTAAAAGCAGGATTGCAAGACCGGCCTGAACACCCCTGATAACGCTCTCCGGGATAAACCTCTGTATTTTTTTCATTCCCCTGAGATAACCGATCAAAAGGAACATTACTCCGATAATTATGCCTGATGCAGCGATTTCAGGGGCTGAGAGACCCTCTGCAATTACAACCGCCCCAATGGCCTTCATCGGTTCAACAGGAATCGGCATATTATAGTATACGCCGACAAGCGCATACCAGATGGCAAAAAAGAGAAATATTGTACTAAGATTCACGTTTGAAACAAGTGCCACGCCGAGAATTATAGGGAATATTGTACCGAAATCCCCGACAGAGCCCGCAAGCTCGTTAATACCAAACTTAATTCTTTTATCTCCCGGTAATGTTTCCTTATTCAAAATAAATCTCTCTTAAGTTTGTTTTGTTTTGGTAATTTAAGACTTTGTTCAGGGAATTATTCCTCTAAATTATTGCTCTGCTTATTTTCTTTATAGTATCTGCTGACATCTCTCCAGTGTGATTTAATTTCATTTATGTTGTTGTGATTTTTGGCCGAAGAGGGATGCTGAAACATTTGTCAATCATAATTAGTTTACATATTATGTGCGTCAAACTATATGTTAAATAGTGTTGTGCATTATATTTATTTTGAATGAAAAAAATTATTTCTGGTTTAATTGTTATTCTGGTTTTTGCAGGTCTAATCCTTGCATCAGGCTGTACTTCAAATGCAGCTGACACCGATGTTCAGACTCCGGCAGTAACGGGGGCTTCTGAAAAATCACTTGTGGTATATTGCGGTGCCGGGCTAAGAGAGCCTATGGAAAAGATTGCTGATGCCTTTAAGGAAAAGGAAGGCATTTTGATAAAATATACCTACGGAGGCTCTGCCCAGCTCCTCTCACAGATAGAACTTCTTCAGGAAGGGGATGTGTATATGCCCGGAGCCCGTGCATATATCGAGTCGGCAGCCAAAAAAGGCTTTATTGATGACAGCAGGGATGTTGTATATCACGTACTGGCCATTGCCACAAAAAAAGGCAACCCGAAAGATATCAGGACCTTAAAAGACCTGACCAAAGAGGGAGTAAAGGTCGGCATCGGCGAACCTGAAGGAAACGCGGTTGGAAAGGCTTCAAAGAGTGTCCTTACCAAAAACGGTCTGTGGGAAGATATCCAGGACAACATTGCAGTCCGTTCAGGAACGGTAAATGAACTTTTAGTCTACCTGAATATGGATCAGGTTGATGCTGTAATCATCTGGGAAGATCTACTTGACACTGAAAAAATGGATGTCGTTGACATTCCCGTTGAA
Proteins encoded in this region:
- a CDS encoding putative sulfate/molybdate transporter, whose translation is MNKETLPGDKRIKFGINELAGSVGDFGTIFPIILGVALVSNVNLSTIFLFFAIWYALVGVYYNMPIPVEPMKAIGAVVIAEGLSAPEIAASGIIIGVMFLLIGYLRGMKKIQRFIPESVIRGVQAGLAILLLKTSFGFVINDLTFALISVFIVLLFMILSLRTKIPDLSALIIIGIGIATGFFAYGIPNPKMIAIPEIVIPETADFVFSAWHLVIPQIPLTLTNAILATSLLAFDLFKRDAEPDKLSKTIGAMNIISCPLGGFPMCHGAGGLAAQYRFGARTGGSNVFAGIIMLGFAFFFATPEMLRIIPTGIFAGLLIFVALTLGKSASKTDSWPVTILIGILTPFTGITFAFAGGMLLAYFEKFRVKKNRNDGNRM
- the modA gene encoding molybdate ABC transporter substrate-binding protein, which produces MKKIISGLIVILVFAGLILASGCTSNAADTDVQTPAVTGASEKSLVVYCGAGLREPMEKIADAFKEKEGILIKYTYGGSAQLLSQIELLQEGDVYMPGARAYIESAAKKGFIDDSRDVVYHVLAIATKKGNPKDIRTLKDLTKEGVKVGIGEPEGNAVGKASKSVLTKNGLWEDIQDNIAVRSGTVNELLVYLNMDQVDAVIIWEDLLDTEKMDVVDIPVEEGFVKVVPVGKLTFSEQPDDAMKFVEFVASDDGKALYRECGFETYPSDKYENL